TAACTGGAACTCCTATGTCGATAACGATTGCGAAATGAGTGGTCTTTCTGGTGTTGTCGATGAACTCTTCTTCGTGTTCAAGGGCTCTAAGGATTCCACCATGGGTATTATCGAATGGGAATTCCAGGGCACCAAGCGCGAACCTGAACCGCAGCAGCCGTTTGGCGGCAAGGCTTGGGCTATCCCGGGCAAGATCGAGATGGAAGACTTCGATGAGCCGGGCTATGGCGCAGGCAATGATTCTTATGCCGATAACGATTCCGATGATCACGGTGCCGAAAGTAATGGCGGCAAGAGCTACCGCGAAGGCACGGGTGTAGACATCTACAAGAAGGCGACGGGCTATGTGGTTGGCTATAACCAGACTGGGGAATGGCTGGAATACACTGTGGAAGTGGCTGAATCGGGCGATTACACCATGTATGCTGCCGTAGCCTCGGCCAATGCGACCTCAGGCTTCAAGCTTTCTATCGACGGTGATGACATTACCGAAGAAATCGCCGTGCCGCAGGCAAGTTCCGGCGAAGAAAACTACGATGACTACAACAAGGTCAAGGAAAACGTGACCCTCACGGCGGGCAAGCATATCCTCCGCTTCACCGTGACCGGTGACTGGATGGATATTGACTACATTAACTTCGTGAAGGGCAAGAATGCCGAAGATTCCGACCCGATCGGAGGTCCGACTGCAATCGGGAACAAGGTTGCGTTCAAGGCGATGCACTATACGGCTTACCGTGTGTTCGACCTGCGTGGCTCTGTGATAGGAACAGTGAACCTGGATTATGCTAATGCTGCCGAAGCCCTCAATGCTGCAGGTTTTGGCAAGGGCGTTTACATGCTCAAGCAGGTGCAGGGCGGCAAGAAATTCATGGTAAATACCGCCAAGTAGAATTTAGTCATACACACCTCCAAAAACCTTCTCGGTTCATGCCGGGGAGGTCTTTTGTTTAATGTCGTTGCTAGCCTGATTTGCCAACGAGGTGATCTCTAGAAACAAAGTATTGGATTAGTTTTAAAACGAAAAAAGACTCAGTTTTCACTGAGTCTTTCTTCTGCGGTCGGACAGACTTGAACTGTCATGGGATCGCTCCCACTAGCACCTCAAGCTAGCGTGTCTACCAATTCCACCACGACCGCGTGGTCCTTAGCGGAACGACCCAAATTTAGATTAATTCATTCCGCATGTAAAGGGGTAAGGGCGAATTTTTTTGAAAAAAAGTGAAAAAAAAGAAAATGCCGCACAGGGTGCGGCATAACTTTAAAACTGATAATTCCGAAATCTGAATTCTGAAATCCGAATTACAATTCGGCGACGAGTTTGTCAAACACCTGCCCGCGGACTTTGTAGTTCTTGAACAGCCCGAAGCTTGCGCAGGCGGGGCTCATGATGACTGTGCCGCCTTTACCGATTTGCAAGCTGTCTGCAAATGCTTCTTCGAGGGTGGGGAAGATGCTTGCGGGGACCTTTAGCCCGGCCTGCTTCAGCGATTCCAACATGCGTTCAGCGGTAGCACCGATGAGCGCGATTCGCTTGAGGTTCGGGCGGTCGTTCACCAGAATCTGCGAGAGTTCGGTAAAGTCTGCGTTCTTTTCGGAACCGCCGAGAATCAGCGCGAAGGGGCGCTTCATGCTGGCGGTCGCGGCGATCGTCGCGTCGGGGCGTGTGGCGTAGCTGTCGTTAAAGAATTCGATACCTCGCTTTTCGCCCTTGAATTCCATACGGAAGGGGAGTGTTTCGTAGCTCTTCAAGGCTTCGAAAGCGTCGGCCACCTTAATGCCCAAGGCCTTGCAAGCGAGGGTCGCCGCCGCCATGTTTTCGAGTTGGTAGATGCCGCGCACTTTGCAGTCCGAAAGGTAAAGTTTCTCACCGTCGATGGCGAGGGTGGCACCGTCGATGACGGCGTCTCCGTCGCCGGCACTCGGACCGTCTTTCAAACTGACCGCGAACTTCGTTTTGGCAGGGCTTTCGCTTGCTATCTTTGCGGTCGGTTCAGCATCCTTCAGGTAAACGCAGGTGCCGGCGCGCTTCTGCCAACGCACCAGGTTCGCCTTGGCATCGCGATATTCTTCGACGCTCTGGTGCCAGTCGAGGTGCTCCGTGGAAACACGCAGCACCACTGCTACATCCGGCGACACAGACAATGTCATCAGCTGAAAGCTCGAAAGCTCCAGAATGCTCACTCGGTCTGCCGTCTCGTCCTTCAAAAGGTCAAGCGCTGGCACACCGAAGTTGCCGCCAATCTCGTTATTCACGCCGCACTTGGTCAGGATGTGGCTAATCATGCTCACGGTAGAACCCTTGCCGAGCGTGCCCGTAACGCCTACAACCTTCTTTGATTTAGTTTGTTCTAAAAATAGCTGAATCTGGCTAGTCATGAGACCGCCGTTCATCTGGAACTTGAACAGCGCGGGACTCATCGGGTAAACACCTGCGGAACGCACCACCGTTACGCAGTCCTTAAGGCCGTCCATATAGTTTTCACCGGAACTCACCTTCACATTTATACCGGCTGAAACTTCCGGTAACTTCACCGGGTTCTTGTCCATGATTACGATGTCCTTGATACCGTTACGAACAAGGTAATTGAAGGTGCTTTGGCCTTCGACGCCAAAGCCCAAAACGCCAACAGGGGCTATAAGATTAGAATCCATATTCTTCTCGGTCTTTACATTTGATTTTCTCTGTGTTTGCACGGCACAGGGAATCGATGTTGAGTAGTTTTTCTGGTTGCAGAGTCGCTTGAATCTCTCGTTGCTGAACCTTGCATTTTTCGACGGCGTCTGTGTCTGTGCAAAGGCGGCTGTCGCGCTCGCGTTCGTTTTTGAAGAACTCGTTTTCTTCTTGGCAATGTTCGTCTGTCAGCTCCCAACATCCGCATGAGCTCAGTACAAGACAAAGAATTGTGACAAAACGCTTCATATCAAGAAATCTAACATTTTTACTTAGCGAAAAAAGTCCGCCACAAGGGCGGACTTCGTAATGCGGTCGGACAGACTTGAACTGTCATGGGATCGCTCCCACTAGCACCTCAAGCTAGCGTGTCTACCAATTCCACCACGACCGCAGCGTTGCCTGCGCAGCCTAAGCCGCGCGAGACAAAACCTTACTTGGCTTCAGCCGGAGCGGCAGGAGCTTCCGAAGCAGGAGCTTCTGTAGCCGGAGCAACGTCGGCGGCCGGTGCAGCAGCGTTAGCGGGAGCTGCAAAGTCGGCCGGGAGTGCCGGAGCCGGGGCTTGCTGCTGGGCAGCGTTTTCGCGGGTTGCCTTCTGCATCGAAGATTCTTCGACAGCCTGGTCCTGCTTGGCAGTAATCAGGCCGAGGGCGAATACGACGATAAAGAAGATCACGGCCACGACGCGGGTCAACTTCTGGATGAAGGTCGCGGCACCTGCGGTAGAGAAGGCAGACTGGGAAGTCATGCCGCCGAGGCCTGCGAGACCGCCCATCTTGTCGTTCTGAACCAGAACGAGCAACATGAGGAAGAGGCACAGGAACACGTGCAGGACGATACCAATCCAAAAGAGAGTTGTCATAGTCGTTTTACCTTGAGTTTAAAGTTTTAATTAGCGAGCTTCGGCAGCGTCGATGATTTCCTTGAAGGTGTTGGCCTTGAGACCTGCACCACCAATGAGACCGCCATCGATGTCCTTCTGGGCGAGGAGGCCGGCAGCGTTGGCACCCTTCATGGAACCACCGTACTGGATGCGCATACCTTCGGCAACAGCTTCACCGTAGATTTCCTTCACAACGGAGCGAGCGTAGGCCTGGGTGTCCTGAGCCTGTTCGTCGGTAGCGGTAACGCCAGTACCGATTGCCCAAACCGGTTCGTAAGCGAGAACGCACTTGGCGGCGTCTTCGGCAGAAACGTCCTTGAAGGCGCCCTTGATCTGGAGGCCGAGGACTTCCTTCAGGATGCCGCCGTTGCGCTGGTCGAGGGTTTCGCCAATGCAGATGATCGGCTTCAGACCGGCTTCGAGAGTCTTCTTGACCTTGAGGTTGACGGTTTCTTCCGTTTCGTGGAAGTACTGGCGCTGTTCGGAGTGACCGATAATCACGTATTCGGCACCGATTTCCTTGACCATGTCGATGGAAACCTTACCCGTGTATGCGCCCTGGTCCTTCCAGTGGATGTCCTGGATGGCGAGCTTCACGTTGGTACCCTTGATGACGTCTGCAACCTTGGTGGCGGCGAGGTAAGTCGGGGCGATGACCACTTCGGTCTTCTTCACGTCCTTGACGGCTTCCACGATATCCTTAGCGAGCTGAACGGATTCGCTAACGGTCTTGTTCATCTTCCAGTTACCAGCAATGATATACTGACGCATAATTAACTCCTTGAGAGGTTTAAAATTTAACGCGCCTAAATTTAGTAAAATTCAACCGAAGGCGGTAGTCGGTCTTTCTTTTTTGCAAAAAAAGAAGATGCCCGCGTGATAGCGGGCATGAAAACTCCATTATGTCATTCCGGGTTTTGACCCGGAATCCCTACTTAATTAGTAGTTGCTGGAATGCTTGGAGGTCGGAGCCGGAGAACCACCGTAGCGGTCGCCTTCGATCTTTTCCAGGATCCATTCTTCTTCGTAGCCCTTCAGGCGAGCCTGGTCAGGGTGCTTCCAGATAAGGCGGGTAATGAGCTTACCTTCGCGGGTGTAATATTCCCAGATGCTCGTCTTGTCGTTGGTCTTTTCGTGGTCGGGAGGGCCCCACAGCAGGTTGACCATGTCGTTGGTCATGCCTTCTTCGATATAGCCCTGCTTGAACACGTCCTTAAGACGCTTGTCGATGCCCATACTTTCCTTGACGGCAAAGTATTCGCGTTCGTATTCCTTGCGACCTTCGCCACGTTCAATCAGGATGGGGGAGGAATAACGGCTGGCGCATGCCCAGAACATCAGGGCGCTCACGCCAAGCACGCATAAATGAGACAGCTTCATAGTGACTCCTATAAATTAATGCCTACAAAATAAGAATTTATGGCGCAAATGGGAAAATTATTTTAAATTTTATCCCGAAATGTCTTTTTTTAAGAAATTTTCGGCCTTTATTGTAGTTTTTTTTACTTGCAACGTCGCCTCTTTAGCTGACGGTTTCAATGAAATTGCCAATTATGGCTTCCGTTACGGCCCGAACCTTTCCTGGAGCCTGATGGGGAACACCCCGTTCGTGTGGGGCCAGTGGCTTCCGCAGGCGACGGGTATGTTGCACTATACCTGGCTCGAACCCCTGCAGGATCTAGCGTACGGGGAACGTCTCGATGTCAATCCGACCTACCTGCGTATGGATGCCGCGCTGGAGGTGTCTCCGTTTTATGGCGGTTACCTCGCTGGGCTCGGAATCCGTCCGTTCAAGACGAATCCGCAGCTGGAACTCAACGCGGTTTATGAAAGCTATGTTTATTTCCAGTCTAATCTGGAAATGGTGACTGCCGAGGTGGAAGGCGAGGGGCGCATTGCTGAAAGCTGGAACGCCGACTACATCACGGATAACCTTTACGAGGGTGACGACGATATTAACTATATGCAGCTTATTGACCTTGCCGCAAGTCTCAGCTATTCCTTTCCGAAGGGCTCCATCCTGGGGTTGAAGTTCCACTATGTCCTGTCGGACATCAGTACCGACTTCGAAGGCAAAAGCTACGACTACCGCAGGAATATTCCCGTGTTCAGCCGCGATTTTATCATCGTCCTGGACGGTTACGGGCGAATTCCCCTGAACAATAACTTCGCGGTGCTGTTCGAATCGAGTTTCTACAAGACTGGCCTTTTGCGCGAGAAGAATACGGTGCAGAAGGAGTCGCTCAGTTATGGCAAGGCGATGCTCGGCACGCATTTCTTCTGGGACGACGGCCTGCAGAACATTATCTTGGAAGTGGGTGGCTGGAGCCGCACCGAAAAGCGTTTCTATAACGGATCACTCGCGCAGCAGTTCCTGATTCAGCTTGAGTATCAGGGGTATTTTTCTTTCCCCTTTCACCGGAATTTTTCTAAAGAGGTCCGGTAGCGGCTGCTTGGTCTTGCCTTCGACTTTGTTTTTCAACGGGTCGCTTGCGAGCGCTTGCATCGGATAGGCGGAACGGATCCAAAGTTCGCCACTGTATCTTTCGCTTTCTAGCTTTACGAGGGTGGGGAGCATTTCACCCGAGTAGTTTTTCCACTGACGGATGCTGAAGGTTCGCTTTTCTTTGCGTGCGCCGTTCATGGTGACCTTGGATGGCGTGGGCAGCGAATCTGCAACCAGGTTCCACCAGGCCATTGAGAAGGCGGTCGACAGAATGTTCGGCTTTTGTTCCGTAGAATCCTTGCACAGGAACTGCCCGTTTGCGAGAAGCTCCATGTCGTCAAGTTTCAGGGGCGTTTCGCCGATGGTTTCCTTTAGATGGTGCGTTCCCAGTTGGCGCTTGACCTTGATATCTGGAAATTCCATATAGCGGTATTCGCCCGCAGTAATGAAGTTGAACTTGGGCGCGTCAGGCTGGTTTACAAAGAATGTGTCCAGTGCATCTGGATGGTGTCGCCATTCCACGTCGAGGCTTGCTCGTGACATCTTCTGGTTGATGAAAAATCCCTCGATGTTCACGACCATCGGGCTTTCCAGCAAAAAGTGCGGACACGACGACTGGGCGTGGCACAAGGCGGCTACTCCGGCAATCGCTATCATCGCATTCTTTATTTTGCTGAACATATTTATAAAATAGCAAATAAATTAGACCGGGCGCTTCGGCTCGAAGCCACCTTGATCTGTAAACGGAAAACCCCGACCTGTCCCAATGGCTAAAGGATTGGTCGGGGTTTGTTGCTCTTCAGGAAGAAAAGGTTCGTCATTCCGGAGCGAGTCGCAGTTTCCCGTAACGGAATCGCAGAATGTTCCGGTTCGTCATTCTGGAGTGAGTTCCTGTTTCCCGTAACGGAATCGCTGGATGCTCCGGTTCGTCATTCTGGAGCCGTTAGGCGACGGAATCCAGAGACGCATTCCTTGATGAATTCGAGTGACCTTTATGCTTCGTCGCTTACGGAGACTTCTTCGCCTTCGTCGGCTTCGATGGAATCACCTTCGTTCAGCTTGAACAATTCCACGTCCTTCATGCTTTCGCGGATCTTCTGCTCGATTTCGTTGCAGAGTTCCACGTTGTCCTTCAGGAACAGGCGGGTGTTTTCGCGACCCTGACCGATGCGTTCGTTGTTGTAGCTGAACCAGGAACCGCTCTTCTGGATGATGTCGAGCTCGGTGGCGAGGTCAAGGATAGAGGCTTCGCGGGAAATTCCGCAACCGTAAAGGATGTCGAATTCGCACTGGGTGAACGGAGCTGCCACCTTGTTCTTTACCACCTTGACGCGGGTGCGGTTACCGATAACTTCTTCACCGTCCTTGATAGCGGCGATACGGCGGATATCGATACGCTGCGTGGCGTAGAACTTCAGGGCGTTACCGCCGGTGGTCGTTTCGGGGTTGCCGAACATCACGCCGATCTTCATACGCAGCTGGTTGATGAACAGCATGCAGGTGTTGGACTTCGAGAGGATGCCGGTGAGCTTACGCAGGGCCTGGCTCATGAGGCGAGCCTGCAGGCCGACGTGGTTGTCGCCCATTTCGCCGTTGATTTCTGCCTGCGGCACGAGAGCTGCCACGGAGTCGATGACGATGATATCGATGGCTCCGGAACGCACGAGGGTTTCGGCGATGTCAAGGGCCTGTTCACCGGTGTCCGGCTGGGAAACGAGCAGGGATTCGATATCAACGCCGAGCTTACGGGCGTAAACGGCGTCAAAAGCGTGTTCCGCGTCGATGAAGGCTGCGACACCTCCGAGCTTCTGGGCTTCTGCAATGGCGTGCAGGGTGAGGGTCGTCTTACCGGAAGATTCCGGTCCGTAAATTTCGATGATACGGCCGCGGGGGAAACCTCCCACGCCGAGGGCCATGTCGAGCTGGATACAGCCGGTCGGGATCACGGGAATGTCTTCGACGGGCTGCTGGCCGAGAGCCATGATGGAACCTTTACCATAATTCTTTTCAATCTGGGCGATGGCGGCTTCTACTGCCTTTGCCTTGTCTGCGGAAAGGTTGCTGGTCGGGGTTGTTGTTTTCTTAGCCATATTGGACTCCATTTTGTTTTTTCGTTTTTAAATATAACATTTAGTGTTCACTTGTGCAAGTGTTTTTTTGGTTATTTAGCAAAAAAAGTAACTTGCCCAATACACTATACACGCTTTTTTCACGCACACAAGTGCGGTTTCCTGCGAAAATTTTACAAAAAGCCGTATTTTTTTTACCATTGGTCACTGCCATCCATACGGTGCCGACGGGTTTTCCGGGTTCTGCACCACCCGGACCTGCGATTCCCGAGGTGGCGATTGCCCACTGGCAACCGAATTTTTTGCGGGCACCTTCGGTCATGTTGAGCACCGTTTCGGCAGAAACGGCTCCCTTTTCCTCGAGAACGGAATGCGGGACTCCGAGTAGGGCTTCCTTGATTTCGTTCTGGTAGGCGACAATGCCTCCGGCGAACACGGCGGAACTTCCGGCAATATCGACAATGTGGCTTGCCACGAGACCGCCCGTAAGCGATTCGGCGGTGGCCATCATCTGTCCGCGCTCCAGAAGGATCTGCTGAATCTGTCGAGCGATTTCCTGCGTCTTTTCGCGGATGGTGGCGAGGTCTTCGCTGCGCTCGATTTCGTCCAGTTCGGCCATTTCGATTATTTTCGTTTCGTTTGCCATGTTCTTTCCTTTTACATTACCAAATATAGGTAAATTTAGTGTCATAAAATGACAATGAAGTCAATCTGTGAAAAAAAGTAGAAAAAAACGAACTTGGAATAACGTTATTGCGAGCGAAGCGCGGCTATCTGCAACCGTAAAAAGGTCCCTGGGCTTGCCGTAGGGGCGACTATGCCTTATCAACTATTTTCTATATTCACGCTCGATGTTTTTCCGTTCGTTTATTATGGGCGTTGTCTTGGCGGTACTGTTTGCGGTGCCGTCTTTTGCCGACGACAATCTGGCGGAAAAAGTTGCAGAACATCCTGCAGAAGTTGAACCTGCTCCAGAATCAGCTCCAGAAACGGCGGCTGTAACGGATTCCTCTGTGGTGGATTCAGTTACTCCGGCGAATCCCTTGCAAAAGGGCAAGACGGGCATTGTCGCTATTGATACGCTTACGGTGAACGAGTGGGATATTCCGACATCGCATAATTCATTGCCGCTTACGCTGCTGTTTGCCATTTTCCCCGGTGGCGGTCAGTACTATACGGAACATTATGTGCGGGGCGGCTTTATTACGGGCATCGAGTTGTTGCTTCTTTACGAGGTGACGGCGAACAAGAGTTACCAGGACCGCCGCGTGCGGGAACAGACGAAACCGTTCCAGGATTCGGTCGGGATCTATACGCAATGGTT
This genomic stretch from Fibrobacter sp. UWH4 harbors:
- the murD gene encoding UDP-N-acetylmuramoyl-L-alanine--D-glutamate ligase — translated: MDSNLIAPVGVLGFGVEGQSTFNYLVRNGIKDIVIMDKNPVKLPEVSAGINVKVSSGENYMDGLKDCVTVVRSAGVYPMSPALFKFQMNGGLMTSQIQLFLEQTKSKKVVGVTGTLGKGSTVSMISHILTKCGVNNEIGGNFGVPALDLLKDETADRVSILELSSFQLMTLSVSPDVAVVLRVSTEHLDWHQSVEEYRDAKANLVRWQKRAGTCVYLKDAEPTAKIASESPAKTKFAVSLKDGPSAGDGDAVIDGATLAIDGEKLYLSDCKVRGIYQLENMAAATLACKALGIKVADAFEALKSYETLPFRMEFKGEKRGIEFFNDSYATRPDATIAATASMKRPFALILGGSEKNADFTELSQILVNDRPNLKRIALIGATAERMLESLKQAGLKVPASIFPTLEEAFADSLQIGKGGTVIMSPACASFGLFKNYKVRGQVFDKLVAEL
- the secG gene encoding preprotein translocase subunit SecG yields the protein MTTLFWIGIVLHVFLCLFLMLLVLVQNDKMGGLAGLGGMTSQSAFSTAGAATFIQKLTRVVAVIFFIVVFALGLITAKQDQAVEESSMQKATRENAAQQQAPAPALPADFAAPANAAAPAADVAPATEAPASEAPAAPAEAK
- the tpiA gene encoding triose-phosphate isomerase — protein: MRQYIIAGNWKMNKTVSESVQLAKDIVEAVKDVKKTEVVIAPTYLAATKVADVIKGTNVKLAIQDIHWKDQGAYTGKVSIDMVKEIGAEYVIIGHSEQRQYFHETEETVNLKVKKTLEAGLKPIICIGETLDQRNGGILKEVLGLQIKGAFKDVSAEDAAKCVLAYEPVWAIGTGVTATDEQAQDTQAYARSVVKEIYGEAVAEGMRIQYGGSMKGANAAGLLAQKDIDGGLIGGAGLKANTFKEIIDAAEAR
- the recA gene encoding recombinase RecA, whose amino-acid sequence is MAKKTTTPTSNLSADKAKAVEAAIAQIEKNYGKGSIMALGQQPVEDIPVIPTGCIQLDMALGVGGFPRGRIIEIYGPESSGKTTLTLHAIAEAQKLGGVAAFIDAEHAFDAVYARKLGVDIESLLVSQPDTGEQALDIAETLVRSGAIDIIVIDSVAALVPQAEINGEMGDNHVGLQARLMSQALRKLTGILSKSNTCMLFINQLRMKIGVMFGNPETTTGGNALKFYATQRIDIRRIAAIKDGEEVIGNRTRVKVVKNKVAAPFTQCEFDILYGCGISREASILDLATELDIIQKSGSWFSYNNERIGQGRENTRLFLKDNVELCNEIEQKIRESMKDVELFKLNEGDSIEADEGEEVSVSDEA
- a CDS encoding CinA family protein, which gives rise to MANETKIIEMAELDEIERSEDLATIREKTQEIARQIQQILLERGQMMATAESLTGGLVASHIVDIAGSSAVFAGGIVAYQNEIKEALLGVPHSVLEEKGAVSAETVLNMTEGARKKFGCQWAIATSGIAGPGGAEPGKPVGTVWMAVTNGKKNTAFCKIFAGNRTCVREKSVYSVLGKLLFLLNNQKNTCTSEH